TCGGCGGGCCGGTCGATCCACGAGATCGAGAACCGCCACCCGGCGTCACCGGCCGAGCTTCGCGCCGCGGAGGAAGAAACGGTCGAGGCGATGCGCCGCGGTGTGGACGTCATCTACCAGGCGACATTCTTCGACGGTCGCTGGCGCGGCCACGCCGACTTCCTCCTGCGAGCAGAGCGACCGAGCCTCCTCGGCCCGTGGAGCTACGACGTCGCGGACACGAAGCTCGCCCGAGGCGTGAAGGCGGGCGCGATCCTCCAGGTCTGCGTCTACGCGGAGCGGCTCGCGCAGCTCCAGGGCAGCCCGCCGGAGCGGCTCGTCATCGTCACCGGCGACGGCGCCGAGCACGAAGAACGCCTCGCCGACTTCGCGGCCTTCCATCGCACCGTCAAGGCTCGCTACGAGGCGTTGATCTTCGGGTCCGGCCCTCGCCCGGCGACGTACCCGGATCCCGTCGACCACTGCCGGGTCTGTACCTGGTTCCCGACGTGCATGGACCGCCGCCGCGCCGACGACCATCTCTCGATCGTCGCGGGGGCAACGCGGACGTACACGCAGCGGCTCGTCGAGGGCGGTGTGCCGACCCGGCGTGCCCTCGCCGTGCTCGACCCGGAGCGGGCGATCGCCGGCATGAACCCACGACCCCTCGCCCGGCTCCGCGACCAGGCGCGCCTGCAGGTGAGCGGCCAGGACAGCGGCAGGCTGCTCTACGAGCTCGTCGAGCCGGATCCGGAGACGCCGGGGCACGGTCTGGCTGCACTGCCCGAACCGTCATCGCTCGACGTCTTCTTCGACATCGAGGCGGACCCGTGGATGGGCGAGGCCGGGCTCGAATACCTCCTCGGCGTCGCGTGGCGCGAACCGGACGGGCGGACCGAGTACCTGCCGATCTGGGGGCACGACCCGGCCGGCGAGAAGGCCGCGTTCGAGGGGTTCATCGACCTCGTCGTCGGCCGTCTCCACCGCGATCCCGCGATGCACGTCTACCACTACGCGGGCTACGAATCGGGCGCCATCAAGCGCCTCATGCAACGCCACCAGACCCGCGAGGATGAGGTCGACGTCCTCCTCCGGGGGGAGGTCCTCGTCGACCTCTACCAGGTGGTGCGGCAGGGCGTCCGCGCCTCCGTCGAGTCATATTCGATCAAGAAGATCGAGAAGTTCTACCTGCCCTCCCGGGACGGCCCGATCACCGAGGCGGGGTTCAGCGTCGTCGAATACGAGCACTGGCTCCGCGACGGTGACGAGCGCCACCTCCGCGACCTTGCCGACTACAACCGCGACGACTGCGTCTCCACCCTGCTCCTGCGAGACTGGCTCGAGGAGCGGCGCAACGACGGCATCATCGCGCACGGCTGGGACCTCCCACGGCCGACGCTGGCGGATGGCGAGCCCTCGGAGGCGCTGTCCGAGCGGCAGGCCGCGACCCGCGCACGCGAGGACGCATTACGCGCCGGGATCGCCGCAGATCCCACGGTGCGGAGCCCCGAGCAGGGGGCGCGCTGGCTGCTCGCCGGCCTCATCGACTGGCATCGACGGGACGCGAAGCCGGCCTGGTGGGAGTACCACCGGATCAGGCGGCTCTCGGTCGAGGATCTCCTTGGCGAGAGCGGGGCCATCGCCGGCCTCGGATATCTCGGAGTCGTCGGCGAGGAGAAGCGATCGCTCATCCATCGCTATCGCTTCGACCCGCGGCAGGACACGAAGATCCACGTCGGCGACGACACGTGGGTCGACCCCGGGACCGGGAAGCCGGCCGGGGCCGTCGTCGCCCTCGACCTGCTCGATGGGACGATCGACCTCAAGCGCGGAACATCGAGCGGCGTACCGCACCCGGCCGCGCTCATCGAACCGCCGCCGATCCGATCCGATCCGCTTCCCGGCGCACTCGCCGACATCGCCGACCACGTGGCCACCCACGGGATCGCTGGAGCGGGCCCCTATCGAGCCGTCCGAGAGCTGCTCCTCGGGTCGCCACCGCGCATCGCGGGCATGGTCGCTGGAGCGCCCCTGCGGCGTGACGGGGAGACCACGCTCGCCGCCGCGAGCCGGGTCGTCGGCGACCTCGGCGAGAGCACGCTCGCGATCCAGGGGCCGCCCGGCACCGGCAAGACCTGGACCGGGGCACGGATGGCGGTCGCGCTCGTCGCGGCAGGCCGGAGGGTCGGCATCGCGGCCGGCACGCACAAGGCGATCACGAACTTCATCAACGCGGTCCATGACGCCGCCCGAGACGAAGGCCGAACGCTCCGGATCCTCCAGCGCGGCACCGCCGACGACGGCGCCGTCGGCGCCGAGGGCGTTGAGCTCACCGGCGACTCGGCGGCGGTCGGTCCGGCACTGCGGGCCGGGCGCTATGACGTCGCCGCTGGGACTGCCTGGCTGTTCGGTCGGCGGGACATGCACGATGCGGTCGACGTCCTCTTCGTCGACGAGGCCGGACAGATGTCGCTCGCGAACGTGGTCGCGATGGGCGGCGCGACGCGGTCGATCGTCCTGCTCGGCGACCCGAACCAGCTGCCGCAGGTGTCCGCAGGCACCCATCCGGACGGCGCCGGGCGGTCAGCCCTCGAGCACGTCGTCGGTGACGCGGCGACGATCGCGCCGGACCGCGGCCTCTTCCTCGAGACGACCTTCCGGATGCACCCACGCGTCAACGGCTTCGTCTCCGACACGTTCTACGCGGGCCGCCTCGCGGTCGACCCATCGACCGCACGACAGCGCCTCGAGGCGCTCGACGGCAGCGACGCGCTCGGGCTGCGGTACCGGGCCGTCGAGCATGATGGCGACGCCGCCCGCTCCGCGCTCGAGGCAGAAGCGGTGGCCGATGCGATCTCCCGGCTCGTCGGCGGCCGCTGGACGGACAGCCACGGCGAGACGCGCCGGCTCACCCTCGACGACGTCATCGTGGTCTCGCCGTACAACGCCCAGGTCGCGGAGATCGGTCGCTCGATCGAGCGTCGCTTCGGCCGCGCCGGCAGGGTCGGCACCGTCGACAGGTTCCAGGGACAGGAGGGCGTCGTCGCCATCTACTCGATGGCGACCTCATCACCGGACGAGATCCCGCGCGGGATGGAGTTCCTCTACGACGGCCACCGCTTCAACGTCGCCGTGTCCCGGGCGCGCGGCCTCGCCGTCGTCGTGAGCAGCCCCGAGCTCCTCACCGTCCGGCCCAGGACGCCGGAGCAGATGCGGCTCGCGAACGCGCTGTGCGCCTACGTCGAGCGGGCGACGGACCTCGAGCGAGCCTGAGTTCGGCGGCACCGGCGGATACCGTCATCCGCGGCGGATCGGCCGCGTGATGCACGTCGGGCCGCCCGACCCGTTGATTCCGATCTCCGTCGCGGCGTACGGGTGGACCTCGCAGCCCGCGGCGGCGAGCGCCCGGGCCGTGGCAGGGTTTCCGGCCGCCACCACCACGACGCCGGGTCGGACGGCGAGGACGTTGCAGCCGAGCGTATCGAACTCGTCCGGCGGCACGTCGATGAGCCGGATCCCGAAGTCGACGAGGAGCGCCCACAGCCCCACGGGTAGGAGACGCCGGTGGACGACCGCGAGATCGTCCGCGACCGGGGAGACGACCGACAGGAGATGGAGGAGCTCCGCGGGCCCCTGCCAGTACGGGACGTCGAAGATCCGGACATCGCCGCCGACGATCGCCGCAAGCTGGCGGGCACCAGCGTCGTTGGTTCGCAGTGTCCGGCCGATGCACAGCAGGTCCGGGCGGAGCCAGAACGTGTCGCCGCCGTCGACCGTCCCCGGTTCCTCGATCGTCCCGTGCGTCGGGATTCCGTGGTCGAGCGTCCATCGCTCGAGCGCGAGCTCCTCGCCCCGGCGCGTCGGCTTGCCCGAGCGGAGCGGGATCGCGCCGGCACGGGCCACGAGGAGCGGATCGTAGGCGTAGACGAGATCGGGGCTCGCCGTCTCGATGTCGAGGTGGTGGACGGTCACCCCGAGCCGCACGAGGATCTCGACAAACGCGTCGTGCTCGCGCTGGGCAACCGCGAGATCGACCGGGTGGCGGAATCCGCGGGCCGGGTCGTCGTACGCCCGGCCGAACGCCGCGCCCGGCCGCTTGACGAGGACCTCGCGGAGTGGCGCCGTCATGCTCTGGGCGCCGAATACGCCCGGATCGATGGTGCTCAGGAGGCCGATCCCGGCATCGTCCCCGCGTCGCTGCTCGTGGCGGCCGCCTCGACGGTCGTCGCGTCGGCGTTCATGAGCGCTTCGAGCTCTGTCGCCAGCTCCGCGAGCTCATCGCCACCGCCCATGAGGCGAAGGAG
Above is a window of Chloroflexota bacterium DNA encoding:
- a CDS encoding TM0106 family RecB-like putative nuclease; protein product: MQLVDGTIIVSATDLVGYLACNHLATLELGRMEGRWEKPPHRTDPELELLQQRGDAHEHAYLERLRSAGRSIHEIENRHPASPAELRAAEEETVEAMRRGVDVIYQATFFDGRWRGHADFLLRAERPSLLGPWSYDVADTKLARGVKAGAILQVCVYAERLAQLQGSPPERLVIVTGDGAEHEERLADFAAFHRTVKARYEALIFGSGPRPATYPDPVDHCRVCTWFPTCMDRRRADDHLSIVAGATRTYTQRLVEGGVPTRRALAVLDPERAIAGMNPRPLARLRDQARLQVSGQDSGRLLYELVEPDPETPGHGLAALPEPSSLDVFFDIEADPWMGEAGLEYLLGVAWREPDGRTEYLPIWGHDPAGEKAAFEGFIDLVVGRLHRDPAMHVYHYAGYESGAIKRLMQRHQTREDEVDVLLRGEVLVDLYQVVRQGVRASVESYSIKKIEKFYLPSRDGPITEAGFSVVEYEHWLRDGDERHLRDLADYNRDDCVSTLLLRDWLEERRNDGIIAHGWDLPRPTLADGEPSEALSERQAATRAREDALRAGIAADPTVRSPEQGARWLLAGLIDWHRRDAKPAWWEYHRIRRLSVEDLLGESGAIAGLGYLGVVGEEKRSLIHRYRFDPRQDTKIHVGDDTWVDPGTGKPAGAVVALDLLDGTIDLKRGTSSGVPHPAALIEPPPIRSDPLPGALADIADHVATHGIAGAGPYRAVRELLLGSPPRIAGMVAGAPLRRDGETTLAAASRVVGDLGESTLAIQGPPGTGKTWTGARMAVALVAAGRRVGIAAGTHKAITNFINAVHDAARDEGRTLRILQRGTADDGAVGAEGVELTGDSAAVGPALRAGRYDVAAGTAWLFGRRDMHDAVDVLFVDEAGQMSLANVVAMGGATRSIVLLGDPNQLPQVSAGTHPDGAGRSALEHVVGDAATIAPDRGLFLETTFRMHPRVNGFVSDTFYAGRLAVDPSTARQRLEALDGSDALGLRYRAVEHDGDAARSALEAEAVADAISRLVGGRWTDSHGETRRLTLDDVIVVSPYNAQVAEIGRSIERRFGRAGRVGTVDRFQGQEGVVAIYSMATSSPDEIPRGMEFLYDGHRFNVAVSRARGLAVVVSSPELLTVRPRTPEQMRLANALCAYVERATDLERA